Proteins encoded in a region of the Streptomyces sp. NBC_00513 genome:
- the iolD gene encoding 3D-(3,5/4)-trihydroxycyclohexane-1,2-dione acylhydrolase (decyclizing), protein MTVRLTVAQALLRFLSAQYTERDGRRRRLIAATWGIFGHGNVAGIGQALLESGPERMPFLQGRNEQAMVHAAVGYARQSGRLSTHAVTTSIGPGATNLVTGAALATVNRLPVLLLPGDTFATRPADPVLQQLEVPWAGDVSVNDTLRPVSRHFDRISRPEALIPAALQAVRVLTDPVQTGAVTLALPQDVQAEAYEWPEEFFADRVWRVRRPRPDRDELAEAAEAVRAAARPLLVAGGGIRHSAAGAALAEFAEATGIPVAVTQAGKGSLAHDHPAGVGAIGHTGTATADSLAREADLVIAAGTRLTDFTTASATLFRDPGVRFLGLNLDPYDAHKLAAKALVCDARTGLEELRDALAGHRVDPAYEAAYQDGARQWERLVDRAWQTPDEDAVPTQAQALGLLDSLVDASDILINAAGSLPGDLHRLWRPRSADQYHVEYGYSCMGYEIPAAIGVALAAPGRPVWALVGDGTYLMNPTELVTAVQEGIPIKVVILDNHGYASIGGLSHAVGGEGFGTAYRFRGPDGAYDGEPLPVDLALNAASLGMVVISARTIGDLRKALAEARGSDRPTCVYAQTRTPDTVSGPPPAQAWWDVPVAETATRSTAALAREEYDRQAAQRRRHL, encoded by the coding sequence ATGACCGTCAGGCTGACCGTCGCCCAGGCCCTGCTGCGGTTCCTGTCCGCCCAGTACACCGAGCGGGACGGCCGCCGCCGGCGGCTGATCGCCGCGACCTGGGGGATCTTCGGACACGGGAACGTCGCCGGGATCGGGCAGGCACTGCTGGAGAGCGGACCGGAGCGGATGCCGTTCCTCCAGGGCCGCAACGAACAGGCCATGGTGCACGCCGCCGTCGGCTACGCCCGCCAGAGCGGACGTCTGTCCACCCACGCCGTGACCACCTCCATCGGGCCCGGCGCCACCAACCTCGTCACCGGGGCGGCCCTGGCCACCGTCAACCGGCTCCCGGTGCTCCTCCTGCCCGGCGACACCTTCGCCACCCGACCCGCCGACCCCGTGCTCCAGCAGCTGGAGGTCCCCTGGGCCGGCGACGTCTCCGTCAACGACACCCTGCGGCCCGTGTCCCGCCACTTCGACCGGATCAGCCGCCCGGAGGCCCTGATCCCCGCCGCCCTCCAGGCCGTACGGGTGCTCACCGACCCCGTGCAGACCGGCGCCGTGACCCTCGCCCTGCCCCAGGACGTACAGGCCGAGGCGTACGAATGGCCCGAGGAGTTCTTCGCCGACCGGGTGTGGCGGGTGCGCCGGCCCCGACCCGACCGGGACGAACTCGCCGAGGCCGCCGAGGCCGTACGCGCCGCCGCCCGCCCCCTGCTCGTGGCCGGCGGCGGGATCCGGCACAGTGCCGCCGGGGCGGCCCTCGCGGAGTTCGCCGAGGCCACCGGGATCCCCGTCGCCGTCACCCAGGCCGGCAAGGGCTCCCTCGCGCACGACCACCCCGCCGGCGTGGGCGCCATCGGGCACACCGGGACGGCCACCGCCGACTCCCTCGCCCGGGAAGCCGACCTGGTGATCGCCGCGGGAACCCGGCTGACCGACTTCACCACCGCCTCCGCGACCCTGTTCCGCGACCCCGGGGTCCGCTTCCTCGGGCTGAACCTCGACCCGTACGACGCCCACAAACTCGCCGCGAAGGCGCTGGTCTGCGACGCCCGGACCGGCCTGGAGGAACTCCGGGACGCGCTCGCCGGCCACCGCGTGGACCCCGCCTACGAGGCGGCCTACCAGGACGGCGCCCGGCAGTGGGAACGGCTCGTCGACCGGGCGTGGCAGACCCCCGACGAGGACGCCGTCCCGACCCAGGCCCAGGCACTGGGCCTGCTCGACTCCCTCGTCGACGCCTCCGACATCCTGATCAACGCCGCCGGCTCGCTCCCCGGCGACCTGCACCGACTGTGGCGACCCCGCTCCGCCGACCAGTACCACGTCGAGTACGGATACTCCTGCATGGGCTACGAGATCCCCGCCGCGATCGGCGTGGCCCTCGCGGCGCCCGGCCGCCCGGTGTGGGCGCTCGTCGGCGACGGCACGTACCTGATGAACCCGACCGAACTCGTCACGGCGGTCCAGGAGGGAATCCCGATCAAGGTGGTGATCCTCGACAACCACGGCTACGCCTCGATCGGCGGACTGTCGCACGCGGTGGGCGGCGAGGGCTTCGGGACCGCCTACCGCTTCCGCGGGCCGGACGGCGCGTACGACGGCGAGCCCCTGCCCGTGGACCTCGCGCTGAACGCGGCCTCCCTCGGCATGGTGGTGATCTCCGCCCGCACCATCGGTGACCTGCGAAAAGCTCTCGCGGAGGCACGGGGGAGCGACCGCCCCACATGTGTCTACGCGCAGACCCGAACACCCGACACTGTGTCGGGCCCACCCCCGGCACAGGCGTGGTGGGATGTTCCCGTGGCCGAGACCGCGACCCGATCGACGGCGGCCCTGGCCCGTGAAGAGTACGACCGGCAAGCCGCGCAGCGACGTCGCCATCTGTGA
- the iolB gene encoding 5-deoxy-glucuronate isomerase: MTLTALRVVELAPGETHAHACGDHEWIVLPLAGGCVVRCAEPAALGAATDRTPERVFALRGRASVFRAVTDFAYLPRDGHASIESADGGRFALVGARCEKTLPARYGPAREVPVELRGAGTCSRQVNNFAAADVFECDRLIAVEVLTPGGNWSSYPPHKHDEHRPGRESRLEEIYYFEIAPHDGVPGLGYQRVSPSPAGKTDILTEVRTGDAVLIPDGWHGPSIAAPGHDMYYLNVMAGPDRTREWLISDHPDHGWIRDTWAGQDIDPRLPFHRAEDAV, encoded by the coding sequence ATGACGCTGACCGCGCTGCGGGTGGTGGAACTCGCCCCGGGCGAGACGCACGCACACGCGTGCGGTGACCACGAGTGGATCGTCCTCCCGCTGGCGGGAGGGTGCGTGGTGCGGTGCGCCGAGCCCGCCGCCCTCGGCGCCGCGACGGACCGGACCCCTGAACGGGTCTTCGCGCTGCGCGGCCGCGCGAGCGTGTTCCGCGCGGTCACCGACTTCGCGTACCTGCCCCGGGACGGCCACGCCTCGATCGAATCCGCAGACGGGGGCCGCTTCGCCCTCGTCGGGGCGCGCTGCGAGAAGACGCTGCCCGCCCGGTACGGGCCCGCCCGCGAGGTCCCGGTCGAACTCCGGGGCGCCGGCACCTGCTCCCGCCAGGTCAACAACTTCGCCGCCGCCGACGTCTTCGAGTGCGACCGGCTCATCGCCGTCGAGGTCCTCACCCCCGGCGGGAACTGGTCCTCGTACCCGCCCCACAAGCACGACGAGCACCGCCCCGGCCGGGAGTCCCGGCTGGAGGAGATCTACTACTTCGAGATCGCCCCGCACGACGGCGTCCCCGGCCTCGGCTACCAGCGTGTCTCCCCCTCGCCGGCCGGGAAGACCGACATCCTCACCGAGGTGAGGACCGGAGACGCCGTGCTCATCCCCGACGGCTGGCACGGGCCGTCCATCGCGGCGCCCGGGCACGACATGTACTACCTGAACGTGATGGCCGGCCCCGACCGGACCAGGGAGTGGCTGATCAGCGACCACCCCGACCACGGCTGGATCCGGGACACCTGGGCCGGCCAGGACATCGACCCCCGGCTGCCGTTCCACCGTGCGGAGGACGCCGTATGA
- the iolC gene encoding 5-dehydro-2-deoxygluconokinase — MGRIGVDLYPLRTGVPLAEVDAFGKFLGGSPSNVAVAAARLGRRVAVITRTGADPFGAYLRAELRGFGVDDRWATEVAAYPTPVTFCEIFPPDHFPLYFYRLPKAPDLEIAPDEVDLAAVRAARVFWMTGTGLSAEPSRSATLAALEARSKSGTTVFDLDWRPMLWEGEPGPWYERALALATVAVGNTAECEIATGESEPYAAARALLAAGVELAVVKRGPAGVLAVHRDGTAVELPPVAVEVVNGLGAGDAFGGALCHGLLAGWKLEQVLRYANAAGAIVASRLACSTAMPYAEEVEEVLGSWR; from the coding sequence ATGGGCCGGATCGGGGTGGATCTCTACCCGCTGAGAACGGGGGTACCGCTCGCCGAGGTCGACGCCTTCGGCAAGTTCCTCGGCGGCTCCCCGAGCAACGTCGCCGTGGCGGCGGCCCGGTTGGGGCGGCGGGTGGCGGTGATCACCCGCACCGGTGCGGACCCCTTCGGGGCGTACCTGCGGGCCGAGCTGCGGGGGTTCGGCGTGGACGACCGCTGGGCGACCGAGGTCGCCGCGTACCCGACGCCCGTCACCTTCTGCGAGATCTTCCCGCCCGACCACTTCCCGCTGTACTTCTACCGGCTCCCCAAGGCCCCCGACCTGGAGATCGCACCCGACGAGGTGGACCTGGCGGCCGTACGCGCGGCCCGGGTGTTCTGGATGACGGGGACGGGCCTGAGCGCGGAGCCGAGCCGGAGCGCGACCCTGGCGGCGCTGGAGGCCCGCTCGAAGTCCGGGACGACCGTCTTCGACCTGGACTGGCGGCCGATGCTGTGGGAGGGGGAACCGGGGCCCTGGTACGAACGCGCCCTGGCGCTCGCGACGGTGGCCGTCGGGAACACCGCGGAGTGCGAGATCGCCACCGGCGAGAGCGAGCCGTACGCCGCCGCCCGGGCACTGCTGGCGGCCGGCGTGGAACTGGCCGTCGTCAAACGCGGCCCCGCCGGCGTCCTGGCCGTCCACCGGGACGGGACCGCCGTCGAACTGCCGCCGGTCGCCGTGGAGGTGGTGAACGGCCTCGGCGCGGGCGACGCGTTCGGCGGCGCGCTGTGCCACGGGCTGCTCGCCGGGTGGAAGCTGGAACAGGTGCTGCGGTACGCGAACGCGGCCGGGGCCATCGTGGCCTCGCGACTGGCCTGCTCCACGGCCATGCCGTACGCCGAAGAGGTCGAGGAGGTGCTGGGATCGTGGCGGTGA